The nucleotide window ATCGCACCGCCCAGGCAGATGCCTGGCGCGAATGGTTCAAAAACAATGCGTGGGAAAAAATTGAAGCCGACCTGGTGTCACGCCTTGATACCACCAATCGCGACACTGTCCGGCGCGTGGCGGTTGCCCTCGGGCACGTTGGCGGAGAACCGGCCCGCGCGGCGTTGCGTGCTTACGTGAGCCGGGAGCGCGACGATACATCGGTCATTGAATGGCGCAAAACGCATCAGGGCGACGGCGCGCGTTTCAATTCACTGGAGGCAATGAATCCGCGCACCGTGCAGGCAGCCACGCGCGCGCTTGGGTATTTGAAAGACGCCGGGGCGGTGCCCATGTTGGCGGAGACCTTGATTCGACACAGCGACCCGGATAAAGGAAATCTCTTCCTGGCCGAGGCTGCCGCCGAAGCCTTGGGGCGCATTGGCACCCCGGAGGCGGAAACGGCGCTGATCAACGCCTTCATCCAACTTAAGGATTACCCACGCCACACCTCCTGGTATGGCGACCACGGCGCGCTGATGGCCTGCCACGCTTCGCCCGTGCATTACTTTATCACGGAAGCGTTGGATGCCTTGGGCACAACCCACGCCACCAATCTGATCCCCTTCCTGATCCGGTCGGTGCCGACCGATCCCGATCGGGCGCTGTTGCTGGTGAATGACGATTGCGAGACGCTCATTGGCCGGGTCATCCGCCGGAGCGGAGCCGAGGCGGCCGTCGTTGAAACCTGCCTGGGTATCCTGGGGGATGCCGCCGCCGTCAAAACCCAAGACCTCGAGACAGCCATTGCCACCACGCACCAGGCTTGGGGCGGCAAACCGGACCCGGAAAATCGTGCCGCCCAGATTCTCTCGCTCACCTGCCGCGACACCAAGTACGAGCCGCGCATCCGGGCCGCGCTGGACCGGTACCAGATGAAATCCACCGACATCCCGCGCGTCTTCGATACCGGCATCCCCGTGGTCAAAGTGCTGCCGGTGAAACATTGGGTCTGCTTTTTCCTGGCGCGCACCCTTGGTAATTTGGCGCAACCACAATCGGCGGATGCGCTGCTGGCTGCACTAGAGCAATCGCCCACCGAGGCGGCTCCTGGACGACCTGATCCATTCGGCCCCGGTGTCTTATTCCTGCACAACGATTTGACGCCATGCTGGCGGGCGGCAGTGGCTTGGGCTTTGGGGCGCATTGGTGATCGCCGCGCCGCGCCGTTATTGCTGAAGGTGATTGCGGACCTGAACAACGCGCCGGACACGCGTTACACCGCCGCCGAGGCGCTCACCCGGATGCGCGATCCCGACAGTATGGGAGCAATCAAAAAACTGGCCGCCAATTACCCCGAGGTTTCCACCCGCCGCGTTTTACTGGAGACCCTCCAACCCTGATATTCAATCAAAGGAAAACGTCGAGCAGAGTTTAGATCACCCGTAGCGGCGGGTGAGGCGGAACTGATCGTAAGCCAGGCGGTGGACAGGAGTCATTTTATCAAAATCGGGAGCGCCATTGGGCCGAATGGGCCAGGCCGCCGCGCTGGATTGAACTTCCGTCCGCCCCACCGAAGGTAGCGAGGAATCTGTAGCCAGCGGGTTATTCCGAACGGATACGGTAGAACGGCGCGCCGCCGAGCCATCATAGCTCATGGATTGGTCGGTCAGCTCCAGGTCTTTTTCCAAGGCGAGCTTGGGCGCAATTTTGAATTTGCCCAGGATGGCATGGTACGCATGCACGGCTTCCACCGGATCAATTTTATCACTGGCAATCAGCCGGAGCATCTCGATGAACGCCAATTGATGTTCCGCGCCGTTGATCTTGCGTCCGTAAAGGGCCACCCGCGCACCGTGTTTTTTGACATCGTGGATCATGCGGAACGCGTCATACGTCGTTCCCGCGCCACCGCCCAGGATGCCGACCACCATATTGGGATCGTACTGCACCAGTTCCTCCAGCGCCTTGGGACCGTGATAGACAATCTTCAGGAACACCGGACGCGACGCACCGGCCACTCCCGCGAGCGTGCGCAAAATATTGTCGTTGATGAATTCGCCCAACTTTTCGGGCGGGATACCGCTGTTGACGTTGGGATCAAAGATCTCCAGGAAGTAACGGAATTTCTTGCGCTCGGCTTCCTCACGGAATTCCTTGAAGCGCTGGAGGGTGGCTTTGTCTTGCTCGAGATTATTGACGAAGGTCACCGAGTAAAGGCCCAGGTTTGCGCCCGGAAATTCGCCGGTGGAACGGTCACACTCAAGCTTGCCGCATTGAATATGGTCAATGGTGGCACTGCGAAACGGCTGGGCAGGCTCGCGGGTATAACAGCCGTGGCGCACCGCCCAAACATCAGTGGCGTCATTGGCGCGGGCCGCCGGGGTGACATGCGAATTGCGGAACAAGCCCTCCTGAATGGTCAGGATTTCGTTGATATAGGCAGACATCAACATGATATCCACCAGCCCCTGATGCACCACCTCGCGAATGATATCGAGATACTCAGGCAAGTTGCGGTAGCCGAATTCCTCGCGAGTCCAGACTTCCGGGGAAAAACGGGCGGGACGTTCGCCCTGACCGGAGAGATAGGAGCGCGGGCCGGTGGCACGCACGCCAAAAGCCATGTCCGCATCCTTCGCATCCGCGAGGATAAACTCACGCGAAGCCGGATTGGCTTTGATCTCCGCCAGTTTGGCGTCCAAAGATTTCATTGATATAGCACCGACCCGCCCCATCTGCCCGCCACCGGGATAGCGTGTTTACTTCAGCTTGCTCAGAATTTGTTCCGTGATGGCCTGCACCAACTTCTCGGCGTCCGGATTCAGTTTGCCAGTTTCGCCAGCGGCGGGCTTGGACGGAGCGTCACACACCGCCCCCGTGCGCCACTCGCTGTTGTCGCACAGTTCGCATTCTTTGAGGCCGACGCGGGAATCCGGGATGCCCAGCGTGGTCTTGATGCGGATCAGGTCCTTCAGGTGGGCCGGGCTGAAAGTCTTCAGCGGCACGCCCAACTGCATGGCGACGACGACGGTATGGCAATAGGCCTCCAGGATTTCCATCTTGAAGTAGGCGTCCTCAACATTCACATGGCTCCAGGCCACCGCACCGTGATTGCCCATGAGCACGGTGTTATGCTTGTCCACCAGGTCCGCCACCAGCTTGCCCATTTCCGGCGTGCCGGGCGTTTGATATTCCGCCACCGGCACTGTCCCGATCATGACTTCAATTTCCGGGATCATGCACGTGGGCGGTTCGACCTGCGCGACGGCAAAGGCGGTCGAGTGCGGCGGATGGCAATGCACCGTAGCGACAGCGCGCGGCTGGCGCTTCATCATCTGGAGATGCATGAGAATTTCGCTGGTGCGCTTATTGGTACCGGCGAGCTGATTGCCCTCGAAATCCACCAGGCAGACGTCGGAGGTCTTCATGAACCCCTTGGACACCAGCGTGGGCGTGCACACCGCAATATCCTCGCCGACCTTGATGGCGATGTTGCCGCCGTTACCATCCACGTAACCGCGCTCCCAGAGGCGGCGGCCAATGTCGCAAATCTGCGCCTTGAAGAGGTTAATTTCCGGGGAATTGAAATAGGCTTCCAACTCGGCCTTGGGGGTCTTGGAGCTGTACTTCATGTTCGGCACATGCAGCAGACCGGTGGCAGCGGAACCGTAGGTATCCCCTGAAGCAACGGCCGCAGCCGGCTTGGCCGGCACCGCAGCGGCGGTAACTTGCGGCTTTTTCGCCACGCCCGAATCCAGGTCGCGCAAATAATCACGCGCGGATGGCGTCAGCAACACATCAGCCGGCAGATTGGCAACATCCTTGCCTTGCCGTACCATTTCTTCAACTTCTTTGAGACTGATTACGTTTTTCATAAAGTTCCGTTATTATAGTTTCAATGGGTTGTAAAAAATATCATCGATCAACGCGGCGTTTATGGCATCAATGGGGGTGGGTTTGTCGAAAGGTGCGGTGGCTTCCGCGCCTTCCTCGTATCCCACCGTATCCCCTACCCCGCCACCGAGCGAATCATATATCACCAGACTAGGGTCTTTGCTCATGCCAGCCGGGGTTTTGGTGCCGCGCTGAAAATGCTCACGGGTAAACGGGCTGACCACGAGCCAGCGGGCACCCACCAACGCGGGCACCGTCTCGCTCAATGTCACCCGACCTATAACCGTTCCAAATTTCATACTGGCACGTTCGGTTCCATCTCATCCACAATCCCGATCACCAACCAGCGCACCGGGCATTTTGCATTCTTCACCGCCTGCCGGGCGGCCCAGCCGTCCGACGAAATCACCACCCGCTGATGCATCCCGGCCCCGTAGGGATCAATCGCCACCTGGGGCGCGCCCTCGGGTTCGCCCGCGTTGCCAATCGGCTGGCAGATCACCAGCCGCCACCCCTCATAACCGGGATGCTTGCGGACTGAGACGGCATTGCCTTCAACACGGGCCAATAGCATAGTAGTTAGGAGTCAGGAGTTAGAAGTTAGAATGGCCTGCGCGTAGCCGTTTAACATTTTCCCGACCTCGACATATTGGCCTTCTAATTTCGTCGTATCTCCATACCCAAGGTCTTTGGCCAATACCAAGTAATAATGCACTTCCTCAAGCGAGCCCTGAGCGATATTGAAAAAACGCACCTTATCGCTCGGACCGCGTTTGGGGAACCCTTCGGCGATATTCGCCGCGATGGAAATGGCCGCCCGCCTGAGTTGAGATGTCAGCACATATCGTTCAGAATCCGGGAAACCATGGGAAAACCTGTACAAATCCAAAACGAATTGATGGGCCTTTTGCCAGACCATCAAGTCCTTGAAACTTCGCGCAGGTTTATTCATTCCATCTTCTAGTTCCTAATTTTTACTAGTCTATCTCCTAACTTCTATCTCCTAACTTCTAGAAAATTCTGAGTTTGTCCACCATCACACACCGCCGCACACGGGTGAAGGTTCGCGGATTGCAGATGCCTTCGCCGGTGGTCGTGGCAATGGAGAAATTCGAGTAGCCTTCGCCGCCCACGCCCAAACCCGCGACGCACGCGCCGTTTTTCACGAACAACGTCGTTTCCAGCGCCCGGGCCATCGCCGTCATATTCGACACGTCGTGCGAGTGAATAATGGCGCTGTGCTTGTAACCGTGTTCCGCCTTCTTGGATTCCGCAATGCCTTCGGCCACGGTTTTCACGCGGACCACCGGCACGAACGGCATCATCTGCTCTTCATACACGAACGGATGATCGGCCTGGGTCTCGGCGATCAACAGTTGGGTGCCGGCCGGAATGCTGGCACCGGCGATGCGGGCCAACACTTCGGGATCTTTGCCGACCAGATTACGGTTCAGCACGGGATGTCCGCACCCGGCGCCCTGTCCGGGCGGGAAGGTAAAGGATTCTTTGGACAGCTTCTCCACCTGGGAGCTGTTCAGGCGATACGCGCCGTGCCGTTCCAAGGCGGCCATGAACTTGTCGAAAAACGGTTCGAGCACGAACACCTCTTTTTCGCCGATGCACAGCAGATTATTATCGTAAGCCGCACCAAAGACCACGCACTTGGCGGCGTTGTCCAGGCAAGAGGTGCCATCCACCAGCACGGGCGGGTTGCCCGGTCCGGCGCAGACCGCGCGTTTGCCGCTGGCCATGGCGGCTTTCACCACCCCCGGACCGCCGGTGACACACAGCAATTTGACGTGTTCGCTCGCCGCAATCGCCTGGAAGGATTCCAGCGTCGGTTGTTCAACAATGCACGCGAGGTTCTCAATGCCGAGTTCACGGAAGATCGCCTCGTTTAATATCCGCGTCGCCATCGCCGCGCATTTGCTTGCGCCGGGATGGGCGTTGAATACGGCGGCATTGCCCGCCGCCGCCATGCTGATAACATTGCAGGCCAGCGTGGGAATAGAATGCGTCGAGGGAGTCACCGCGCCAATGACGCCGAAGGGCGCGTATTCTTCGAGGGTAATACCGTGATCGCCGCTCAAAGCATAAGGATGCAGAAACTCGACGCCGGGAATACCGCGCAGACCTTTCAGCTTTTCGATCTTGTGATCGAGGCGTCCGATCTTGGTTTCCTCCAACTCGATGCGGCCCCATTCCACGGCGTTGGCGAAGGCGAGTTCCTTGACGATCTGGATCACTTTATTGCGTCCGGCAACGCCCTTTTCCGAAAGTTGCAGGTACGCCTGATGCGCGGCTTCGCAAGCCTGTTTGGCGTCCTGAAACACGCCGAACTTGCGCGGACCGGGATCCTTGGCGGGAGCCGGAACAGGACAACCGCAATCGCTTTTGGGCACGGCAGCAGTGGTCAATACCTGCCCCAAGCGCCCCAGCACTTCAGCCACGACATCCCGCACCAGCGTTTCATTGATTTGCGAACTCATAGGTCATTCAAGTTTGCGCCTTGGCGCTATAAATCTCTTTCCCAAACACATCCACGGTATCCACGATGCCGATGATGACGGCGTCCACCGGAGCCTCTTTCAAGCCGGCCGCCAGGCGCGCGGAGCTGCCCTGGCAGAACAAAACCATCTCGCCGGCGCCGGCCCCCACGCTATCCACGGCGACAATGGTATTGCTGCCCGGTTTAAACCGGGTGGGGTCCTTGTCATCCACCAACTGGGGCCGCACCACGAGGAGCTTGCGCCCGCTCATGCTCGGATCCTTTTTGGTCGAGACAACGTAACCCTCAACTTTGGCGAGAAACATGGTTTTGCAGGTGGAAAATCAACGGTCAAACGTTAGAACCTGAAAGCCGGACCGCCCGCACAACCCGCGCCGATGGCAGCCGACTTCCAACCTTCCGTTTCCCAAGCCTCTACTTGGCCACCGGTTTCTTCGGCAACACCTGTTCCACATCGGCGTGCGGGCGCGCAATGACATGCACGCTGACGAGTTCGCCCTTGATTGCCTTGACGGCTTGGGCGCCCGCGTCCGTCGCGGCCTTGACGGCGGCGACATCCCCCACCACGACGGCGGTGACCAGCGCGTTTCCGACCTGGATCATCGGCCCGGCCAACTCGACGTTGGCGGCCTTGAGCATGGCGTCCGTACCTTCGACGAGCGCCACGAGACCCCGAGTTTCAATCATTCCAATTGCTTGTTGTGACATAGATTTGTTTTGGTTAATGGTTAATCGTAAATTGTTAAATGGTATGTTTCAGCTTCATTTTTCCAGGAGCCGCTTCGCCTCGCGGGCGACCACCAACTCCTCGTTCGTGGGGATCACCATGACTTTCACGCGTGAATTCGGCGCGCTGATGACCGCTTCCCGTGCCTTAACCTGCTGGTTCAATTCCGGGTCCAGCACGATGCCAAGCTGATCCAGGTTCGCGCAGATTGCTTCACGCAGGCTCACCTGGTTTTCCGCAATCCCCGCCGTCAACACCAGCACATCCGCACCGTTCAGCTCGGCCAGATAAGCCCCCACCCAATGGCGGATTTGCTGAACGAAAACATCGAGCGCCAGCTTGGCGCGCGGATTTCCCAAGGCAACCTGGGCATCCAGGTCGCGGACATCATTATAACCGCCAGACAACCCTTTCAGACCGGACTCTTTGCAGAGCATTTTCTCGATCTCCGCCAAGGAGAGGCTGGTGGTTTTTAGGAGGAACGGAATCGCGCTGGAATCCAAATCACCGACGCGGTTATTGTGAGGCAGACCGGACTGCGGGCTCATACCCAAACTATTTCCGATCGCCACACCGTTTAAAATTCCGGTAATGGAGGAACTGCCCCCCAAGTGACAGGAGATGACGCGCAGCGCGGGCTGGCGCACCGGAGAGGTGCCGCCATTCACGTAGAGCATCCGGGCGCGTTCGGCCACATCCTCGCGACCGAGCAATTCCGCCGACCGTTCGGCAATGAATTTGTGACTGGCACCATGAAAACCGTAGCGGCGCACGCCCAGGTCGTACCAGCTTTCCGGCACAGCATACCGCATCGAGGCCGAGGGGGCATACTGATAGAAGGCGGTTTCAAACAACCCGATCAGCGGCATTTTGGGCATCCGTTGAGCGAACAGCCGGATGCCGGTAATGTACGGCGGATTATGGGCCGGAGCGAGCTGGTTAAAAGCCTCCATGGCCTGCAGCACGGTTTCATCCAAACGCACGCAGCCTGAGACGTTCTTGGCCACCACGGTCTTAAACCCGACGGCGGCCAGGTCACTCTCGCTGGCAATGGCGCCCCCCTGCTTCAACTGCGCCAGGCAGTCTTCGATGGCGGCGGCGTAATCCGTCACCCGCTCGAAACCACCCTTGTGCAGCATCCGCTCTTGGCCGTTTGAGAAATCAAACAGCCGCCACTTGAGCGACGTGCTACCAATGTTGGCTACCAGGATTTTCATGGTCTGGCGATACGAGGCACGGCGGCGTCAGGACAACGCCCCGGCCATCGGCGCTCCACCCTTGATTATTGCTGGAGCCACTTGCCGAGACCGCCCAATCCTTCGTGCGGACGCGGGATCACCTGCACGGCGACCACGGCACCCACCTGGGAGGCGGCGGCAGCGCCGGCGTCGGTCGCGGCCTTCACGGCGGCGACGTCGCCCCGGAAGAATCCGGTCACGTATCCGCTGCCGACTTTTTCCCAGCCCACGAGGGTGACATTCGCGGCTTTGAGCGCGGCGTCACAGGCTTCGAGCAGGGCGCAAAGCCCCTTCGTTTCGATCATGCCAATTGCTTGCTGTACCATAAATTTATTAATCGTTATTGGTTGTGGTTGTCAGTTCAGGCTACTTCTTGATGGCGGCATCGCCCAGGAATGCCTTCAGCAAATCCTCGTGCGGACGCGCCAGGATGTGGGAGCTGACCAGCTCGCCGACTTTGCCAGCCGCCTTGGAGCCCGCGTCCACCGCCGCCTTGACGCTGCCGACGTCGCCCTTGCAGAAGACGGTAATCAAACCGCCGCCGATGGGGATGGTTTTGACCAGCGTGACGTTGGCCGCTTTTACCATGGCATCGCTCGCCTCGACGGCGCCGATGTAGCCCTTGGTCTCGATCATTCCTAATGCTTCGCTCATAGTTTTATTTTTATGGGTTGATGGTTTTCGTTTTAAAATGGTTCAATTACTTGACTAATTCGCAGGGAGTATCTGCCTGGAGATTGCAGGCATTGCCTTCATCGGTATCAATGTGGACCTCCAGCTTGAAACTCTTGTCCACGCGCACCAGCATTTCATCCAGCGTAATGGCGCACGGGCCGCCGATCTTGAGTTGCATGTACCCGCCCGGTTTCACCCCGTAGAATTCCGCGTCATCCGGATGCATGTGCACATGTCGCTCGGCGCGAATCACGCCGTCTTTCATCTCAAAAAATCCATTGGGGCCCATCAGCATGCAGCCCGGCGTATCCTTGATGTTGCCCGAGGCGCGCAGCGGCAGGTCAAAGCCCAGTGCGATGCCGTCCGTATATGCCAGCTCCACCTGATTCAAATTGCGGCAGGGACCGAGAATGCGGAGATTGGAAATGACGCGGCTGCGGGGGCCGATCAGCGTGACGGCTTCCTTGGCGGCAAATTGGCCATCCTGATAGAGCCATTTATGCACCTGCAACTTGTGGCCTTTGCCAAAAAGCGCTTCCACCGCCTCTTGGGTCAGATGGCAATGACGGGCGCTCACGTTTACCAAAAGCGGGTTGGGGCCTTTGGCCGTGCGAGGCAGCGGCAGCGATAACCGCTGATAGATCGCTTGCCGAACCAAATGTTCGACCGCTGAACGATGTATGGGCGCTTGCGCAGACATATTATGGAGTGAGTTTGGTAGAAAAATGGCTCCCTGTCAAATTAAATCTTGCAAAAAATATCAGCTTATACCAATATCTACCAAAATCTACCAAGATTAAGACTTAAGACATGCAAGCGGAAGAGCGACAACGGCGCATCGAAGAATACCTTGGGCGGGTGGAATTTGCCTCTTTGGAGGAACTCGCCCGCGAGGTGGAGGCGTCCATTTCCACCGTCCGCCGGGACCTGACCGCGCTGGAAGTCACCGGAGTGGCCAAGCGAACTCATGGCGGAGGCCGGATCGTCAACCCGCGCACGGACGAATTTACGTTTTCCACACGGGACACCCATGAGTTGAGCGAAAAGGAAGCCATCGGCAAAGCGTGCGCTGAACTCATCAAGCCGAACCAGAGCCTGATCTTGGACGCGGGCACCACGGTCTATCACGTGGCGCGGTATCTGGGCAGCAAAGCGCCGCAGGTGATCACCAATTCCCTGCCGGTCGCCAACCTGTTCATTTCGGATAACCAGGTGGAGGTGCTGGTGACCGGGGGTGTGATCTATCCGCGCTTGGGAGTGCTGGTAGGACCGGTGGCCATCAACAGCTTTTCGGACATGCACGCGGATGTGGCCATCATGGGGGCGGGCGGGCTGACGTTGGATGGCATCACCAACTCCCATGCACTCCTGATCGAGATCCAGCACGCGATGATCAAATCCGCGCAGAAAGTCATCATCTGCCTGGACCATACCAAATTCGGTCGAAAATCCGTGGTGCCGATGTGCGACCTGGAGGTGATTGACACGATCGTCACGGATAACGGCGCCCCACCGGAGATGGTAAACGCCCTGCGCGAACGCGGTATTGAGGTGATTGTGGCGGGGTAAGGGGAGGCTGTTTGGTTTGCGCTGATTAACGGCGAAGGCTATTTAACCGCCAAATGCCCGTGGAAAACCCAAAATTGCATGTGGACTTGCGGCGATTGTCTATAGACTTTTGTCGATTTCCCATGGGAAAACGCCGCTAGCCTATAGACTTTCGTCAATATCCTATGGGAAAACGGCGTTGGACCATAGACTTTTAACGCTGGCCGATAGACTTTTGGCGATTGTCTATCGTCCTGCATGGGTTTCCCATGGGAAATTGGCGTTGGGCGGCCAGCCAATTCCAGCCGTAGTTGGGAAAATCCTGGAAACTCAGAGGCCCGGCATGGCCTCATCAATCACCTCGGGGTGCGCGGTGCGGATATGCATCAACACCTTGCTGCGGGCGACCATCTCCACCGTGCTCTCCGTATTGGCGATCTCGGCGGTCTGTGTCGCTCCGCAAACTGGGCACACGGCCACATAACACGCGTTGACTCCATAAGGCTCCCGCGTCATTTGAATCTCTTCAAACCACTGGATGGGTGTTTTCTTCATAGCGTACCTGTTAAAGAGGAGAGATTATACCCACTCCTTGGCATAAGGCCAGCTTCATTTATACGAAAATCAACTTAGCGGCAGGTGTCGCGGAATAAAGTAGCCGGACAAAAACGAAACCTGCCCACGACTTCTCATTGACCGTGCCGCCGCGTTTGCTATCGTCGCCCCATGCCACTTTCGTGGAATGAGATTCGTCACCGCGCCATCGCCTTTGCCAATGAGTGGCAAGGCGAAACCCGCGAGGCTGCCGAGCGCCAGACGTTCTGGAATGAATTCTTCAATGTGTTTGGCA belongs to Verrucomicrobiota bacterium and includes:
- a CDS encoding aldehyde dehydrogenase family protein, whose amino-acid sequence is MSSQINETLVRDVVAEVLGRLGQVLTTAAVPKSDCGCPVPAPAKDPGPRKFGVFQDAKQACEAAHQAYLQLSEKGVAGRNKVIQIVKELAFANAVEWGRIELEETKIGRLDHKIEKLKGLRGIPGVEFLHPYALSGDHGITLEEYAPFGVIGAVTPSTHSIPTLACNVISMAAAGNAAVFNAHPGASKCAAMATRILNEAIFRELGIENLACIVEQPTLESFQAIAASEHVKLLCVTGGPGVVKAAMASGKRAVCAGPGNPPVLVDGTSCLDNAAKCVVFGAAYDNNLLCIGEKEVFVLEPFFDKFMAALERHGAYRLNSSQVEKLSKESFTFPPGQGAGCGHPVLNRNLVGKDPEVLARIAGASIPAGTQLLIAETQADHPFVYEEQMMPFVPVVRVKTVAEGIAESKKAEHGYKHSAIIHSHDVSNMTAMARALETTLFVKNGACVAGLGVGGEGYSNFSIATTTGEGICNPRTFTRVRRCVMVDKLRIF
- a CDS encoding BMC domain-containing protein, yielding MSQQAIGMIETRGLVALVEGTDAMLKAANVELAGPMIQVGNALVTAVVVGDVAAVKAATDAGAQAVKAIKGELVSVHVIARPHADVEQVLPKKPVAK
- a CDS encoding acetate kinase — encoded protein: MKILVANIGSTSLKWRLFDFSNGQERMLHKGGFERVTDYAAAIEDCLAQLKQGGAIASESDLAAVGFKTVVAKNVSGCVRLDETVLQAMEAFNQLAPAHNPPYITGIRLFAQRMPKMPLIGLFETAFYQYAPSASMRYAVPESWYDLGVRRYGFHGASHKFIAERSAELLGREDVAERARMLYVNGGTSPVRQPALRVISCHLGGSSSITGILNGVAIGNSLGMSPQSGLPHNNRVGDLDSSAIPFLLKTTSLSLAEIEKMLCKESGLKGLSGGYNDVRDLDAQVALGNPRAKLALDVFVQQIRHWVGAYLAELNGADVLVLTAGIAENQVSLREAICANLDQLGIVLDPELNQQVKAREAVISAPNSRVKVMVIPTNEELVVAREAKRLLEK
- a CDS encoding EutN/CcmL family microcompartment protein, with product MLLARVEGNAVSVRKHPGYEGWRLVICQPIGNAGEPEGAPQVAIDPYGAGMHQRVVISSDGWAARQAVKNAKCPVRWLVIGIVDEMEPNVPV
- a CDS encoding EutN/CcmL family microcompartment protein — translated: MKFGTVIGRVTLSETVPALVGARWLVVSPFTREHFQRGTKTPAGMSKDPSLVIYDSLGGGVGDTVGYEEGAEATAPFDKPTPIDAINAALIDDIFYNPLKL
- a CDS encoding BMC domain-containing protein, producing MSEALGMIETKGYIGAVEASDAMVKAANVTLVKTIPIGGGLITVFCKGDVGSVKAAVDAGSKAAGKVGELVSSHILARPHEDLLKAFLGDAAIKK
- a CDS encoding phosphate propanoyltransferase codes for the protein MSAQAPIHRSAVEHLVRQAIYQRLSLPLPRTAKGPNPLLVNVSARHCHLTQEAVEALFGKGHKLQVHKWLYQDGQFAAKEAVTLIGPRSRVISNLRILGPCRNLNQVELAYTDGIALGFDLPLRASGNIKDTPGCMLMGPNGFFEMKDGVIRAERHVHMHPDDAEFYGVKPGGYMQLKIGGPCAITLDEMLVRVDKSFKLEVHIDTDEGNACNLQADTPCELVK
- a CDS encoding EutN/CcmL family microcompartment protein, producing MFLAKVEGYVVSTKKDPSMSGRKLLVVRPQLVDDKDPTRFKPGSNTIVAVDSVGAGAGEMVLFCQGSSARLAAGLKEAPVDAVIIGIVDTVDVFGKEIYSAKAQT
- a CDS encoding class II aldolase/adducin family protein, whose amino-acid sequence is MKNVISLKEVEEMVRQGKDVANLPADVLLTPSARDYLRDLDSGVAKKPQVTAAAVPAKPAAAVASGDTYGSAATGLLHVPNMKYSSKTPKAELEAYFNSPEINLFKAQICDIGRRLWERGYVDGNGGNIAIKVGEDIAVCTPTLVSKGFMKTSDVCLVDFEGNQLAGTNKRTSEILMHLQMMKRQPRAVATVHCHPPHSTAFAVAQVEPPTCMIPEIEVMIGTVPVAEYQTPGTPEMGKLVADLVDKHNTVLMGNHGAVAWSHVNVEDAYFKMEILEAYCHTVVVAMQLGVPLKTFSPAHLKDLIRIKTTLGIPDSRVGLKECELCDNSEWRTGAVCDAPSKPAAGETGKLNPDAEKLVQAITEQILSKLK
- a CDS encoding DeoR/GlpR family DNA-binding transcription regulator encodes the protein MQAEERQRRIEEYLGRVEFASLEELAREVEASISTVRRDLTALEVTGVAKRTHGGGRIVNPRTDEFTFSTRDTHELSEKEAIGKACAELIKPNQSLILDAGTTVYHVARYLGSKAPQVITNSLPVANLFISDNQVEVLVTGGVIYPRLGVLVGPVAINSFSDMHADVAIMGAGGLTLDGITNSHALLIEIQHAMIKSAQKVIICLDHTKFGRKSVVPMCDLEVIDTIVTDNGAPPEMVNALRERGIEVIVAG
- a CDS encoding BMC domain-containing protein, which codes for MVQQAIGMIETKGLCALLEACDAALKAANVTLVGWEKVGSGYVTGFFRGDVAAVKAATDAGAAAASQVGAVVAVQVIPRPHEGLGGLGKWLQQ
- a CDS encoding four helix bundle protein encodes the protein MNKPARSFKDLMVWQKAHQFVLDLYRFSHGFPDSERYVLTSQLRRAAISIAANIAEGFPKRGPSDKVRFFNIAQGSLEEVHYYLVLAKDLGYGDTTKLEGQYVEVGKMLNGYAQAILTSNS